Proteins found in one Brevibacillus brevis genomic segment:
- a CDS encoding TMEM175 family protein, with product MRANRMEAFSDGVLAIIITIMVLEFKVPEGQDWYSLIELGPKVLSYIFSFVYVGIYWNNHHHLLHMIRTMNGRLMWLNLILLFWLSLIPFTTAWMGESHFAPAPMALYGIVLLLAATSYRFLQLAIISQHSGDSVFVKSMGRDWKVKVSPFLYLLAILTAYVGPWVSGFFYVLVAVIWVVPEKRIEHILRSE from the coding sequence ATGAGAGCAAACCGGATGGAAGCGTTCAGCGATGGCGTACTGGCGATTATCATTACGATCATGGTGCTAGAATTCAAAGTACCGGAAGGCCAAGACTGGTATTCGTTAATTGAATTAGGACCAAAAGTGCTTAGCTACATCTTCAGTTTTGTTTATGTCGGCATCTACTGGAACAACCATCACCATCTGCTGCACATGATTCGAACAATGAACGGGCGGCTAATGTGGCTCAACTTGATATTGCTTTTCTGGCTATCCCTTATTCCCTTCACGACCGCCTGGATGGGGGAAAGTCATTTTGCTCCCGCCCCGATGGCATTGTACGGGATCGTTCTTCTGCTTGCAGCTACTTCTTACAGGTTTCTCCAGCTCGCAATTATCAGCCAGCATTCTGGCGATTCCGTATTCGTAAAGTCAATGGGCCGAGACTGGAAGGTGAAAGTATCTCCTTTTCTCTACTTGCTCGCAATATTGACCGCGTATGTGGGTCCGTGGGTTTCCGGTTTCTTTTATGTACTCGTTGCTGTGATCTGGGTCGTGCCGGAAAAGCGAATCGAGCATATCTTGAGAAGCGAATAA
- a CDS encoding BlaI/MecI/CopY family transcriptional regulator: protein MHNLPKISEAEWEIMKIIWKNNPINAENIALLLPDEIEWTDQTVRTFINRLLKKKVIGFEKAGRSYKYFPLISEKECIKAESQSFLKRVFSGAADMMMTNFLEDVKLSQKDIEHLQKILNEKQKDKDKRGDDRCEE from the coding sequence ATGCACAATCTCCCGAAAATTTCTGAAGCAGAGTGGGAAATCATGAAGATTATTTGGAAGAACAACCCGATAAACGCCGAGAATATCGCACTCCTCTTGCCTGATGAAATCGAGTGGACCGATCAAACCGTTCGTACCTTTATCAACAGACTTTTGAAGAAAAAGGTGATCGGTTTTGAAAAAGCAGGAAGAAGTTATAAGTACTTTCCATTGATTTCCGAAAAAGAATGCATCAAGGCAGAGAGCCAGTCGTTTTTGAAAAGAGTCTTTAGCGGGGCGGCAGACATGATGATGACCAATTTTTTAGAAGACGTCAAGTTGTCCCAGAAGGATATCGAGCATCTCCAAAAGATTCTGAATGAAAAGCAGAAAGACAAGGACAAAAGAGGCGATGACAGATGTGAAGAATGA
- a CDS encoding M56 family metallopeptidase, whose amino-acid sequence MDMLCDIFLWVFDATIGASLVALMVIATKKIFHHRISARLHHALWLIVLIRLLFPFLPNSPVSIFNIWQVGVDSIKNAVSPHSPVANDASQKEIEQNSKQTNSPQNNKTNQPENQKLLDPSLSHQIKIDPDPVENNHILGVKIAAIVWLVGCFSLLGFMCAYMLRTRSRMSSLKIETDPQVISILDDCRKRFGITKPIPIYSGSYRKSPHISGVIHPWIYCPEEICKESNASALTHVFSHELAHYKRKDIAWNLLSLLALAIHWMNPFVWLCVKQMKADRELACDAYVLNVLGEDESVPYGMTIIQFLQRFSANRQQLHLLHFNEANNKNQLIRRIQMIKSFKAGSYKLSVAAVLCVALMSSVTLTNAAVKVGSTAQPVASDKANAGQEARFLFDSDERTYDRLSKGIQTTGFDFKVPDVLAMDYEFRGMYIDQKKLRTNKETHVQIEFRKRGPSSKYVRFSARSGLKGLEAAYKIIVDEQKKGYGEQKIAKQNLNVQGLAVMKVTFNSEHSGEENNINYVYYLWQDNGIQYNISSFASDPQEDIVKMISNVKYPDQAMKERYVGYSSYVLGLYDTEDVQHGSKAIGFTPKFPLELPGQFKGTAADISSKVNFSMPANEEDYKTMYLGIYYDVAEKNKRLSGENRISFDQIKDTKIYEDMKKDGNVAFHLGMDDKHIVKVNMLKIAGNEVFKTAKYKRFGEASKPEDPTLISYFWRENDVCFKVTFMDEVSNEEEIVSYLMSQKAVDFQNLK is encoded by the coding sequence ATGGATATGCTATGCGATATTTTTTTATGGGTTTTTGATGCCACCATTGGAGCTAGCCTCGTCGCTTTGATGGTGATAGCCACCAAGAAAATCTTTCATCACCGAATAAGTGCTCGACTTCACCACGCACTTTGGCTGATTGTGTTAATACGGCTTCTGTTCCCTTTTCTCCCTAACAGTCCGGTAAGCATCTTCAATATCTGGCAAGTAGGCGTAGACAGCATAAAAAATGCTGTTTCCCCCCACTCCCCTGTTGCGAATGACGCGTCACAAAAAGAGATAGAGCAAAACAGCAAACAAACAAACTCACCTCAAAATAATAAGACAAACCAGCCAGAAAATCAAAAACTTCTGGATCCCTCCCTATCCCACCAAATCAAAATCGATCCAGACCCTGTCGAGAACAATCACATCCTTGGCGTAAAAATAGCAGCCATCGTTTGGCTTGTGGGATGTTTTTCACTGCTTGGATTTATGTGTGCCTACATGTTGCGAACCAGAAGCAGAATGAGCAGCCTCAAGATCGAAACCGACCCGCAAGTCATTTCCATCCTAGATGATTGCCGAAAAAGATTTGGCATCACCAAACCAATCCCTATCTATTCAGGAAGCTATAGAAAAAGTCCGCATATCTCCGGGGTGATCCATCCATGGATTTACTGTCCCGAAGAGATATGCAAGGAATCGAACGCCTCTGCGCTTACCCACGTCTTCTCCCACGAGCTTGCCCACTACAAAAGAAAAGACATCGCGTGGAATCTGCTGAGTCTACTTGCTCTGGCCATTCACTGGATGAACCCTTTTGTTTGGTTGTGTGTAAAACAGATGAAAGCCGACCGGGAGCTTGCGTGTGACGCTTATGTGTTGAACGTTCTGGGTGAAGATGAGTCTGTGCCCTACGGGATGACGATTATTCAATTTTTGCAGCGTTTTTCTGCCAACCGCCAGCAGCTTCACTTGCTTCACTTTAACGAAGCAAATAACAAGAATCAACTGATAAGGAGAATTCAGATGATAAAAAGCTTTAAAGCAGGATCTTACAAGCTTTCGGTTGCTGCCGTTTTGTGTGTAGCTTTGATGAGTTCGGTGACCCTTACGAATGCCGCGGTGAAGGTGGGGAGCACCGCCCAGCCAGTCGCCTCCGATAAAGCTAATGCAGGGCAAGAGGCTAGATTTTTATTTGACTCGGATGAGCGAACATACGACCGTTTGTCAAAAGGAATACAGACAACTGGTTTTGATTTTAAAGTTCCTGATGTGCTTGCTATGGACTATGAGTTTAGAGGGATGTATATCGATCAGAAAAAGTTGCGTACCAATAAAGAAACGCACGTTCAGATTGAATTTAGAAAAAGAGGTCCATCATCCAAATATGTGCGTTTTTCTGCAAGGAGCGGACTAAAAGGATTGGAGGCGGCTTACAAAATAATCGTAGATGAACAAAAAAAGGGATATGGGGAACAAAAAATAGCGAAGCAAAATTTAAATGTCCAAGGGCTAGCTGTAATGAAAGTGACTTTTAATAGCGAACACTCCGGTGAAGAAAACAACATTAACTACGTTTACTATCTATGGCAAGATAACGGAATACAGTATAACATTAGTAGTTTCGCTAGCGATCCTCAAGAAGACATTGTGAAAATGATCTCGAATGTGAAATACCCGGATCAAGCGATGAAAGAACGTTATGTAGGCTATTCCAGTTACGTCTTGGGCTTATATGATACGGAAGATGTACAGCACGGCTCAAAAGCTATAGGGTTTACTCCTAAATTTCCTTTGGAGCTGCCGGGACAGTTCAAAGGTACAGCAGCAGATATAAGCTCAAAAGTAAATTTCAGCATGCCGGCAAATGAGGAAGATTATAAGACTATGTACCTTGGGATTTACTACGATGTTGCTGAGAAAAACAAAAGATTGAGCGGAGAAAATAGAATCTCATTTGATCAAATCAAAGACACAAAAATATACGAAGATATGAAAAAGGATGGAAATGTAGCATTTCACCTCGGTATGGACGATAAGCACATAGTTAAGGTAAACATGCTGAAAATCGCTGGAAATGAAGTGTTCAAAACGGCGAAATACAAGCGTTTTGGAGAGGCGAGCAAACCAGAGGATCCAACTCTCATCTCCTATTTCTGGAGAGAAAATGACGTTTGTTTCAAAGTCACGTTTATGGACGAAGTGTCCAATGAGGAGGAGATTGTTTCCTACCTGATGAGCCAAAAAGCGGTGGACTTTCAGAACTTGAAGTAG